DNA from Aphis gossypii isolate Hap1 chromosome 3, ASM2018417v2, whole genome shotgun sequence:
GCACTTGCGGCCACCGGCAGTAGACGCCAGGGCTGCGTGCTGCGGGCGGCGGCCGACGCGATAACGTTCTACTGCGGCGGCGACGTGGTCAGTGTCGGCGGCAGCAGTGGCGGCGGTGGCAGCGGTGGCAGTGGCGGCGACGGTGCAGCCGCCGAATACGACGGGGCCGCGGCCGCGTCCGGCCGGTCGTCCGCCGCCGGCGATCGCGGACTCGGCGACTACTTCCGGCGGCCCGTCCGGTCGGTGGCCATCGGCGACGGCGGTTCCGGGGCCGGCGGCTACTACTACGGCACCGAAAACGGTTCGTCGGCGGCCGCCGTGCTGGCCAACGCGACGGCCGGCGTGGAACCGTTCCTGAACGGTTCGTACAATCACACGCTCGGCGCCGAGGTAGAGGACCTCACCAATTACATATTCGTCATCACCATCGGCATAATATTGGGCGCGATGATACTGACGACCATTTGTGGTGAGTCGAACGGCATAGCATACATAGTCAGCGTTGACTTTTTTTGgtcactaaaaaatatatatacttcacctttgacttccgtaaaacattttttattattattattgaataactataattttttagaaacatAAATGGGGCGCGGtgccctaaaaataaattctaataccTAGCcgtcgtaatatattataataatatgcgtgcACACATGCGCATGACGTGTTGCACATAATAAtggaaaatacattatataaattgtggtttttctcgattttccGTCAATAACTCAAAACGTTATAGTTGTTCCGAACAATAATGCAAACGAAATTTACgtattaaagaattattattcatagatTGGATTTTCATACGCTGTGCTTTGCatctaaaaacattaaaattgtgCGCATAATATTTCtccagataaaaatataaaacgtcaTTACacgtggtaaaaaaaaaaaaaaatcaacgtttttattttattacatgcaAACATAGTACTGTACCACCCCGAGTGGTGttggttatattatacgcacacGTCGGGTTGTTATGAActcaaatagtattatatacgagtCGTGTACAACGTTCTCtagaaataaattgtactaGACAAATGGACGGGAGCAATATTATACGGGTTATTTTTGGTACgtaataatggtattataaaGATGGACTTAAAATGAACGTTAGGTAAGTGGGTACTTCGAAACCGAGTTTCACTCATAAATTCTAATGGTTTTGAGAATTGAATTTCTGGAACGTGCGTATAAGGCAGACAACAataagtatgaatattttaattcttgtgataaacttaatttaactattcaaaCCTTgtatttatacgttttaaataataacatcatacATTGCATACTGCAGTAATACATGTTAAGCGAAGTAATAAtttccatttatattattttcatggcTGCTGAATTACCATTTTACAATCATTACAATTTGTGTACGAGTAGGCGcatgaatatttatacaacttccatattaaatgtcttaaatttcaaaaattcgaTTTCATGATAATCGTTTTAAAACAACACACCAGTGGTCGCGGTAGTATCAGGCCAGCTCATGGACAACAATGGCGCCCgcaaaaccattttatttttcatcattaatatttttttaccgtattaaaaccaattattatcGATCTAGGTAACGATTACCCGTCATCGCTTCCCGCGTATTATTCTTTTGTTGAGAGAAagcattgttttgtttttcatagtACCTACATCGGATAAATCGATTCCGTCGTAATTATTTCGTCCAGGTTGCAGGTACCGCCTGTATTTCAACAAAACAttcattagaatattaaaactcagttatttgtttatttttataataggcaatttttaattctacctTTTTTGTTACGTTACAACTATAATACCCGTTTTTCAACACTTACACGCCGATTACGTCAATCAAATAattgaacttaaaaatttaaaaattatgtatgagctttgcatttttattttgaatttgtacAGTTtccagtttttttattttttttataaacaaaaactacTACTAAAATTGTACCATAAATGCAGTGGTACGCACTGATGtgctttcatatttttaatgttttttttttatgacatttcAACTCACataaacgtatatttatttttagttacctGATTTTAAAACCACGCacacaaagtaaaaaaaaaacactagacTAACGGCATAAACCGTTTATGTAATGAAATAAACGGCGTTGCAAACGTTCTGAAGCGTAATGGTTACTAGCATAGGCAATGACAAAAGAAGATCTgaaggaataaaaataacgtaaaaacGTTACCATTCAtaagttatttgaaaattgcttcctaaaaaaattcaatatgaaCTACGTTTAAAtgatcataaaaatacaaatggtcaaaaaaaaaatataaaaaaattcttgtgTAACTTgattttggtaaataatacaattattaggtagttaatagatttaaatataaaatacttacgcaaacaatataaaatatatgttggaTATATGTCGGAAATAATTACTGATAAACTAATGAGGAATAACTAAACCTTTAGTAAGGAAGTAATAATCATAAGCATTTAAAtcgttgtataaaatacataaatcaaaatattcatatactgCCGAATAaagctattattttatatttatttgtgttagTACGTTAAGACTTTTAAaatctatgtttttttttattacacactcacacacacaaaataaaaaaacaaactacatagttttaaagtaatacataactatacatttcaataacaTTCAATAACCAACGACTTCCgagaagataaataaatttaactaagtCAGAGGTATTTccgctaaataaaaaaactttttgtattGTCAATTGTGAATTTTCCTCTACAACAACTACCCAAGTTTTTAAAGaaggtataaataaaagtttaatttaaaataaaataaaaattgattgtaatgattataatttctcaaatatttgcgtctcaaaatattaaattagaagatatttcttgattatttttaacagactaatatattttgtatccaAACATATCGCAAAATATTTGGATATCGGCATCCTAAAAATGTCAACAAATATTCGTTAAAATTGatggaaaaatttaaatgtacataatatcgaaatcattaaaaatgtttatttcatcctttattttaaatatttaaaatacttaaaacatagtattaagataacaattttattacaaaatatattttgttctctTTTTTTCTGTGCTAATATCATCGCATCTATTTCCTTAAGAAATTTGctgataatatatgatttttcaattacataaattatataaacgatattattacaaacattgtttataaacataaatacatataggtacagaATATACatcgttatacatatataaggaaatattataaacgtagtatttatacaaaattgtataatatgtattacatttttaataaataaaaagataaaagaatataaagtGTAAtggttgtattatataagatcATAGCGGTATGTTAGCACGGGTTTTGTTGTTTACTACTGACAAAATGAAACACAGAAGATGATATTTCAGAAAATAAGAGACTTTCATATTTTGCTGTTCTCAGTGCGGTTTATCTAAAATGCGGCATTTAACAACACAATGACCGTTTTGGATATACCAACTATGTAGTTAAATATGCTTTCGCCATTtcacgtataaatattataataattatacaatctCATGAGATCCttttcgtattatatttataatgtgtcCATGGTTACTTTAACAACACGCatgtac
Protein-coding regions in this window:
- the LOC114118952 gene encoding 5-hydroxytryptamine receptor 2A: MALLGALAATGSRRQGCVLRAAADAITFYCGGDVVSVGGSSGGGGSGGSGGDGAAAEYDGAAAASGRSSAAGDRGLGDYFRRPVRSVAIGDGGSGAGGYYYGTENGSSAAAVLANATAGVEPFLNGSYNHTLGAEVEDLTNYIFVITIGIILGAMILTTICGNALVIAAILLERNLQNVANYLIVSLAVADLMVACLVMPLGAVYEVCAA